In the Rubrivivax gelatinosus IL144 genome, GCCAAGTACCGCGAGGCGCTGAAGATCGCGCCGGCCTCGCTGCGCCGCGCGATCTGACCCGCTGCACTACAGTGCAGCCAAACCCGGCGCCCGCGCGCCGTTTCGCACCATGACCGTTTCGCTGTTCCTTCCGTGCGCCGGCGGCGTCGAACCGCTGCTGGCCGAGGAGGCCGCCCGCATCACCGGCCGGCCGACCGAAGCCACGCGCGGCGGCGTCTGGGTCGACGGCGACGCCGCCGCGGCGATGGCGCTGAACCTGGAGAGCCGGCTCGCCCAGCGTGTGCTATGGCCGCTGATCGACGGCCCCTACCGCGACGAGCACGAGCTCTACGAACTCGCGCGCCGCGTGCGCTGGGGCGACTGGATCACGCCGCGCCAGACGCTGCGTGTCGACGTCGCCGCCCAGCGTTCGCCGCTGAAGAGCCTGAACTTCGCCGCGCTGCGCGTGAAGGACGCCGTCTGCGACAGCCTGCGCGAGAGCGCCGGCGAACGGCCCAGCGTCGACACCCGCCACCCCGACCTGTCGCTGCAGCTGTACGTCGGCCCCGAGCACGCGACGCTGTACGCCGACACCTCGGGCGAGGCGCTGTTCAAGCGCGGCTGGCGCGACGAGCGCGCCGGCGGCGTCAAGGGCGAGGCGCCGCTGAAGGAGACGCTGGCCGCGGCAATGCTGGCCGCCGCCGGCTGGCAGGGCCGCGAGGAGGACGGCGCGCTGCTCGACCCCTGCTGCGGCGCCGGCACGATCGCCATCGAGGCCGCGCAGATCGCCTGCGGCATCGCCCCGGGCATCAAGCGCCGCTTCGCCTTCGAGCGCCTGCTGCCCTTTCGCGACCAGCTCGGCGCCTGGCGCGAGCTGCAGCAGGCTGCACGCGAGCGCGTGCACGCGCCGGCCGTCGAGCTCTTCGCCGGCGACGTCAGCTTTCGCATGACCGACTTCGCGGCGCGCAACGCCGCCAACGCCGGCGTCGGCCAGGCCATCGCCTTCAAGACCGCCGACGCGCTGCAGCGGCCGGCGCCGGCCGAACGCGGCACGCTGATGCTCAACCCGCCGTACGGCGAACGCATCGCGCCCAAGGGCAGCGGCGCCGCACGCGCCGAAGCCTCGGCAGGCGGCGCGCGCGAAGGCTTCGACGGCGGCGGTTCGTCGGCCGAGTTCTTCGGCGCGCTGGCCGGCCACTGGAAACGCCGCTACGCCGGCTGGACGGCCTGGGTGCTGAGCCCGGAGATGAAGCTGCCCTCGCTGATGCGGCTGAAGGAAAGCCGGCGCGTGCCGATGTGGAACGGGCCCATCGAATGCCGGCTGTTCCGCTTCGACATGGTCGCCGGCTCGAACAAGGAGGCCGAATGAAACGTCTGCACATCGACTTCGTCAGCGACGTCGTCTGCCCCTGGTGCGCCGTCGGGCTGGCCTCGCTGGAGCGCGCGCTGGAGAACCTGGCCGGCGAGATCGAGGCCGAGATCGAGGTCCGCCCCTTCGAGCTGAACCCCGACATGGCGCCCGAAGGCGAGGCGATCGACGAACACCTGCAGCGCAAGTACGGCGGCGCGCCCGAGCAGTTCGCCGCGGTGCGGCGCACGCTGGCCGAACGCGGCGCGGCGGTCGGCTTCGCCTTCGGCGAACGCACGCGCATCTGGAACACCTTCGACGCCCACCGGCTGCTGCACTGGGCCGGAATCGAAGGCCGGGCGCTGGAACTCAAGCGCGCGCTGCTCGCCGCCTACCACGGCGAAGGCCGCAACCCGAGCGACCCCGAGGTGCTGGCCCAGGTCGCGGCCGGCGTCGGGCTGAACGAAGCACGCGCCCGCGA is a window encoding:
- a CDS encoding THUMP domain-containing class I SAM-dependent RNA methyltransferase, whose amino-acid sequence is MTVSLFLPCAGGVEPLLAEEAARITGRPTEATRGGVWVDGDAAAAMALNLESRLAQRVLWPLIDGPYRDEHELYELARRVRWGDWITPRQTLRVDVAAQRSPLKSLNFAALRVKDAVCDSLRESAGERPSVDTRHPDLSLQLYVGPEHATLYADTSGEALFKRGWRDERAGGVKGEAPLKETLAAAMLAAAGWQGREEDGALLDPCCGAGTIAIEAAQIACGIAPGIKRRFAFERLLPFRDQLGAWRELQQAARERVHAPAVELFAGDVSFRMTDFAARNAANAGVGQAIAFKTADALQRPAPAERGTLMLNPPYGERIAPKGSGAARAEASAGGAREGFDGGGSSAEFFGALAGHWKRRYAGWTAWVLSPEMKLPSLMRLKESRRVPMWNGPIECRLFRFDMVAGSNKEAE
- a CDS encoding DsbA family oxidoreductase, producing the protein MKRLHIDFVSDVVCPWCAVGLASLERALENLAGEIEAEIEVRPFELNPDMAPEGEAIDEHLQRKYGGAPEQFAAVRRTLAERGAAVGFAFGERTRIWNTFDAHRLLHWAGIEGRALELKRALLAAYHGEGRNPSDPEVLAQVAAGVGLNEARAREILESGEFADAVRAEEQRWLGLGIRSVPGVVVNERHLISGGQPPEVFEQALREIAAEG